Proteins encoded in a region of the Haloarcula sp. CBA1129 genome:
- a CDS encoding phospholipase D-like domain-containing protein → MRSLAPFVCCLLVLVAIGPYIATGQATSAPTTASTPAEPSIHAVYPDPIAGGDEGEFVVLDVPAGAEPGNYAITDGDGTAAVPNTTARGRVVLSTAPNRTRKLTDWPVVSLDGHLALANSGERIRLQRANQTVDAVRYRDAVEGELGVVNGSVIRWRPLGVTDRPVVRAAGGEVRAFALPDSPAAPIRPIQNATERVYLAGYTLSSARVADALIAAQRRGATVRVLLEGEPVGSRTAAEASTLDRLAEAGVSVQVLTGPRARYRYHHAKYAVADQQAVVLTENWKPAGTGGNSSRGWGVVTAQPRVVNGLNQTFQSDTGWQDSERWREYREGRRFERAEPATGTYPTEFRAESVSVQRTDLLITPDNAQGNLVATIDGADDSIDVIQPTVGDWESPLLRALRRAASRGVEVRLLLSDAWYVREENTQTAQRFQEWADRNDAPLTAKVSTPDGRYEKIHAKGAVIDDERVVVGSLNWNEQAATSNREVLLVLHGSDAADYFGAVFDADWAAGGFDTPVGVVVALFGLLVVAGLAARRVSFGG, encoded by the coding sequence ATGCGGTCGCTCGCTCCATTTGTCTGTTGCTTGCTCGTCCTTGTCGCGATAGGGCCGTATATCGCCACCGGACAGGCGACTTCAGCCCCAACAACAGCCAGCACTCCCGCAGAACCGTCAATTCACGCGGTATACCCTGACCCCATCGCCGGCGGCGACGAGGGGGAGTTTGTCGTACTGGACGTGCCTGCCGGAGCCGAGCCCGGGAACTACGCCATCACCGACGGCGATGGCACCGCCGCCGTTCCGAACACCACCGCCCGCGGGCGCGTCGTCCTCTCGACAGCACCGAACCGGACACGGAAGCTCACCGACTGGCCAGTCGTCAGTCTCGACGGACATCTCGCGCTGGCAAACAGCGGTGAGCGAATCCGGCTTCAGCGTGCCAATCAGACTGTCGACGCCGTCCGATACAGAGACGCCGTAGAGGGGGAACTCGGCGTTGTGAACGGCTCGGTCATTCGCTGGCGGCCGCTGGGTGTGACGGATCGTCCAGTTGTCAGGGCCGCCGGTGGCGAGGTGCGGGCGTTCGCACTCCCGGACTCGCCCGCTGCTCCGATTCGACCGATACAGAACGCCACTGAGCGGGTGTATCTGGCTGGCTACACGCTCTCCTCTGCCAGAGTCGCCGACGCCCTCATTGCCGCACAGCGCCGCGGCGCGACGGTCCGCGTCCTGCTTGAGGGAGAACCGGTCGGCAGCCGCACCGCCGCAGAAGCCAGCACGCTCGACCGGCTAGCCGAGGCCGGCGTGTCCGTGCAGGTACTGACGGGACCACGTGCCAGATACCGCTACCACCACGCGAAGTACGCCGTCGCCGACCAACAGGCCGTCGTGCTGACGGAGAACTGGAAGCCCGCCGGCACCGGCGGCAACAGCAGCCGGGGCTGGGGGGTGGTCACGGCACAGCCGCGGGTCGTCAACGGACTGAATCAGACGTTCCAGTCCGATACCGGCTGGCAGGACAGCGAGCGGTGGAGAGAGTACCGTGAGGGCCGACGGTTCGAGCGGGCCGAGCCAGCGACCGGAACGTATCCGACCGAGTTCCGGGCAGAATCGGTGTCTGTCCAGCGGACGGATCTCTTGATAACACCAGACAACGCTCAGGGTAACCTCGTTGCGACGATAGACGGCGCGGACGACTCCATCGACGTCATCCAGCCGACAGTCGGAGACTGGGAGAGCCCACTTCTGCGGGCGCTCCGCCGGGCCGCGTCGCGCGGCGTCGAGGTCCGCCTACTGCTGAGTGACGCGTGGTACGTCCGCGAGGAGAACACGCAGACAGCACAGCGGTTTCAGGAGTGGGCCGACCGCAACGACGCGCCGCTGACAGCCAAGGTATCTACCCCCGATGGTCGCTACGAGAAAATCCATGCAAAGGGCGCGGTCATCGACGACGAGCGCGTCGTCGTCGGCAGTCTCAACTGGAACGAACAAGCGGCGACCTCGAATCGGGAAGTCCTGTTGGTGCTGCACGGCAGCGACGCAGCCGACTATTTCGGCGCTGTCTTTGACGCCGACTGGGCAGCCGGGGGGTTCGACACGCCGGTCGGAGTCGTTGTCGCCCTGTTCGGACTTCTCGTGGTCGCTGGACTCGCCGCTCGTCGAGTTTCGTTCGGGGGTTAA
- a CDS encoding HEAT repeat domain-containing protein has product MSNGDDDADASDDAEAADEIDVTAEELESRLTEASESLEAAATEADLDDVESSLDDIESDLEAADLPEPDEDDDEAEDPREELESQLSDLREDLDAQRGPYAEDVVATVSDAEDTVTDSEWTDDGEGEAQEAVETFLDESAEFVSHDADTGGDFVAAGDALGTVADAIESENLDPDEDTETIQGLLEAAEALETGLDEAEVWDDLTVQEQLDARDFYDVLTNENRKDFPPEWNAAKLHAEAGNFEQVLFAYDKLGSEFFDGYIVDLLYNLGSDAEPAFDAMHQKAQKREKGPIEVLGKIGDERATETLHDYIDGDGDPALQKVTLRALGAIGSSESVQPVANRLDADSEEVRSVAARTLGLLGDTRAIEPLGGILKSDDSDSVRASAAWALRQIGTEAALDEAARYTDDRAYLVQAEAEKAASA; this is encoded by the coding sequence ATGAGCAACGGGGACGACGATGCCGACGCGTCGGACGACGCCGAGGCAGCAGACGAGATCGACGTGACCGCCGAAGAACTGGAATCGCGTCTCACAGAGGCCAGCGAGAGCCTTGAGGCCGCAGCGACAGAGGCCGACCTCGACGACGTTGAGTCGTCCCTCGATGACATCGAGAGCGACCTCGAAGCTGCCGACCTGCCAGAACCCGACGAGGACGATGACGAAGCCGAGGACCCTCGCGAGGAACTGGAATCCCAGCTCTCGGACCTGCGCGAGGACCTCGACGCACAGCGTGGCCCTTACGCCGAGGACGTGGTCGCCACCGTCTCCGATGCGGAAGACACCGTCACCGACAGCGAGTGGACCGACGACGGCGAGGGAGAGGCACAAGAGGCCGTCGAGACGTTCCTCGACGAGAGCGCCGAGTTCGTCAGCCACGACGCCGACACGGGCGGGGATTTCGTCGCCGCCGGGGACGCGCTGGGAACAGTCGCTGATGCAATCGAGTCCGAAAACCTCGACCCCGACGAGGATACGGAGACTATCCAAGGACTCCTCGAAGCAGCGGAGGCGCTGGAAACAGGGCTCGACGAGGCCGAGGTCTGGGACGACCTGACGGTACAGGAGCAACTCGATGCCCGCGACTTCTACGATGTGCTGACCAACGAGAACCGGAAGGACTTCCCGCCGGAGTGGAACGCCGCGAAGCTCCACGCCGAGGCAGGAAACTTCGAGCAGGTCCTGTTCGCCTACGACAAGCTCGGGTCGGAGTTCTTCGACGGCTACATCGTCGACCTCCTGTACAACCTCGGGAGCGACGCCGAACCGGCCTTCGATGCGATGCACCAGAAGGCCCAGAAACGCGAGAAAGGGCCAATCGAGGTACTGGGGAAAATCGGCGACGAGCGTGCGACCGAGACGCTACACGACTACATCGATGGCGATGGCGACCCCGCGCTCCAGAAGGTCACGCTGCGCGCGCTGGGCGCTATCGGCAGCTCGGAGTCGGTCCAGCCGGTCGCCAACCGGCTCGACGCTGACAGCGAGGAAGTCCGCTCAGTCGCGGCCCGAACGCTGGGCCTGCTCGGTGACACCCGCGCTATCGAGCCGCTTGGCGGCATCCTCAAATCCGACGACAGCGATTCCGTGCGTGCCTCAGCCGCGTGGGCGCTTCGGCAGATCGGGACCGAGGCGGCACTCGATGAAGCCGCCCGCTACACCGACGACCGCGCGTATCTCGTTCAGGCCGAAGCTGAGAAAGCGGCAAGCGCCTGA
- a CDS encoding uracil-xanthine permease family protein — MTDATPPDDGQNPTTPEEPETAGFVEYGIDDKPPRKQAILLGVQHYLTMIGASVAIPLGLAGAMGMFEAAPNQVGRLIGTFFVVSGIATLAQTTLGNRYPIVQGGTFSMLAPGLAIIGVLAQQGANWQTMLVELQGAVIVAGLVEIVIGYSGLMGKLKRYVGPVVIAPVIALIGLALFNVPQISNPNFGSPGTGQNWWLLGLTMLSIVACSQYLDRRHRAFKLFPVLLGILFAWTVAAILSVTGVFAAGSVSYVSLGSVASAPLVQPVYPFQWGLPQFTPGFIVGMFAGMLASVVESFGDYHSVARIAGRGAPNSHRINDGIGMEGVGNVFAGIMGTGNGCTSYTENVGAIAITGVASRYVVQIGAAVMILVGYFGPAGQLFATIPSPIIGGLYMVMFGQIAAVGLSQLKYVDLDANRNVFIVGFALFAGLAVPEYMSQLGQGMEVGGSTALQQGLGAVPVLGGVLGTDVVATTLFVMGGTGMVVGGIVAFVLDNTVPGTREERGLAAWAALTEDDSEYVSSLDRIRGRGGDRPPAPSDD, encoded by the coding sequence ATGACTGACGCGACACCACCGGATGACGGACAAAACCCGACTACACCGGAGGAACCGGAAACCGCTGGCTTCGTCGAGTACGGCATCGACGACAAGCCGCCACGAAAGCAAGCGATACTGCTCGGCGTCCAGCACTACCTGACGATGATTGGCGCGTCCGTGGCGATCCCGCTCGGGCTCGCAGGCGCGATGGGGATGTTCGAGGCCGCGCCCAATCAGGTCGGTCGTCTCATCGGGACGTTTTTCGTCGTCTCCGGTATCGCGACGCTCGCCCAGACGACGCTCGGCAACAGATACCCGATCGTTCAGGGCGGGACGTTCTCGATGCTCGCACCCGGGCTAGCCATCATCGGCGTGCTGGCCCAGCAGGGCGCGAACTGGCAGACCATGCTCGTCGAACTACAGGGGGCCGTCATCGTCGCCGGGCTCGTCGAGATTGTGATCGGCTATAGCGGTCTCATGGGGAAGCTGAAGCGGTACGTCGGCCCGGTCGTCATCGCGCCGGTCATCGCGCTCATCGGACTGGCGCTTTTCAACGTCCCACAGATATCGAACCCGAACTTCGGCAGCCCCGGGACCGGCCAGAACTGGTGGCTGCTCGGGCTGACAATGCTCTCGATTGTCGCGTGTTCGCAGTACCTCGACCGACGCCACCGCGCGTTCAAGCTGTTCCCCGTGCTCCTCGGAATCCTGTTCGCGTGGACCGTCGCGGCCATCCTCTCAGTGACAGGCGTCTTCGCCGCGGGCTCGGTCAGCTACGTTTCGCTCGGGTCGGTCGCGAGCGCACCGCTGGTCCAGCCCGTCTACCCGTTCCAGTGGGGGCTTCCGCAGTTCACGCCGGGGTTCATCGTCGGGATGTTCGCCGGGATGCTCGCCTCCGTCGTCGAGAGCTTCGGCGACTACCACTCCGTGGCTCGCATCGCCGGTCGCGGCGCACCGAACAGTCATCGAATCAACGACGGCATCGGGATGGAAGGGGTTGGCAACGTGTTCGCCGGCATCATGGGAACCGGCAACGGCTGTACCTCCTACACTGAGAACGTCGGTGCAATCGCTATCACCGGCGTCGCCTCCCGCTACGTCGTCCAGATCGGTGCCGCCGTGATGATTCTGGTCGGCTACTTCGGCCCGGCGGGTCAGTTGTTCGCGACTATCCCCTCGCCCATCATCGGTGGCCTCTACATGGTCATGTTCGGACAGATCGCCGCCGTCGGTCTCTCACAGCTCAAATACGTCGACCTCGACGCCAACCGAAACGTCTTCATCGTCGGCTTCGCGCTCTTTGCCGGCCTCGCAGTGCCGGAGTACATGAGCCAGCTTGGGCAGGGAATGGAAGTCGGCGGTTCGACAGCCCTCCAGCAGGGCCTCGGAGCCGTCCCGGTCCTCGGGGGCGTCCTCGGGACCGACGTCGTCGCCACCACGCTGTTCGTCATGGGCGGTACCGGAATGGTCGTCGGCGGCATCGTCGCCTTCGTCCTCGACAACACTGTGCCGGGGACCCGCGAAGAGCGCGGTCTCGCGGCTTGGGCCGCGCTCACGGAGGACGACAGCGAGTACGTCTCGTCGCTGGACCGCATCCGCGGACGCGGCGGTGACCGGCCGCCTGCACCGAGTGACGACTGA
- a CDS encoding AIR carboxylase family protein produces the protein MPADSVQSLIDQLHEEAEMDRPNDLTPDVGIIMGSDSDLPTMAGGQGKRPGAYAALADELGFEEQTDYTDAPESRFTFETFVCSAHRTPDLMYAYAETAEDRGIDVIIAGAGGKSADLPNMTASIAYPLPVIGVPVQEKSVDSVIGMPQGAPLTAVDAGKSFNAALSAAQILARQYDELHGRLVSYHEGLQTDVGEVSRDLHELGTPGFKREYWDE, from the coding sequence ATGCCCGCAGACAGCGTCCAGTCGCTCATCGATCAGTTGCACGAAGAGGCCGAGATGGACCGACCGAACGACCTGACGCCCGATGTCGGTATCATCATGGGGTCGGATTCGGACCTGCCGACGATGGCCGGTGGACAGGGCAAGCGGCCCGGGGCGTACGCGGCGCTCGCCGATGAACTCGGCTTCGAGGAACAGACCGACTACACGGACGCGCCCGAGAGCCGCTTCACGTTCGAGACGTTTGTCTGCTCGGCCCATCGGACCCCCGACCTGATGTACGCGTACGCTGAGACGGCCGAAGACCGCGGCATCGACGTGATTATTGCCGGCGCTGGCGGGAAATCTGCGGACCTGCCCAACATGACAGCCAGCATCGCCTATCCGCTGCCGGTCATCGGCGTTCCTGTTCAGGAGAAGTCCGTCGACTCGGTCATCGGGATGCCACAGGGCGCGCCGCTCACCGCAGTCGATGCAGGGAAGTCTTTCAACGCCGCTCTCTCAGCAGCACAGATTCTCGCACGGCAGTACGACGAACTCCATGGCCGCCTTGTCTCGTATCACGAGGGCCTCCAGACCGACGTCGGCGAGGTGTCGCGCGACCTTCACGAGCTCGGGACACCCGGATTCAAACGCGAGTACTGGGACGAGTGA
- a CDS encoding NADH-quinone oxidoreductase subunit A yields MSNPWIAIGALAVVALAIPLTMMAVSSLLRPSVPEQGKRTTYESGEVPTGSSRQIKFNIQYYMVALLFVVFDIETVFIFPWTVIYSDAVAEVGMPTALLPMVVFIGILAIGLGWAWRNGAVQWVRSPRATKGADTYE; encoded by the coding sequence ATGAGTAATCCATGGATCGCCATCGGCGCGCTCGCGGTCGTGGCACTAGCCATCCCACTGACGATGATGGCAGTTTCGAGCCTCTTGCGGCCTAGCGTGCCGGAACAAGGCAAACGCACCACCTACGAGTCCGGTGAAGTGCCGACTGGCAGCAGTCGACAGATCAAGTTTAATATCCAGTACTACATGGTCGCGCTGCTGTTCGTCGTCTTCGACATCGAGACCGTCTTCATCTTCCCGTGGACGGTCATCTACAGCGATGCCGTCGCTGAAGTCGGGATGCCAACGGCACTGCTACCGATGGTCGTATTCATCGGGATTCTCGCCATCGGACTCGGTTGGGCCTGGCGTAACGGCGCAGTTCAGTGGGTGCGCAGTCCGCGCGCCACGAAGGGGGCAGACACATATGAGTAG
- a CDS encoding NADH-quinone oxidoreductase subunit B, with translation MSSDQTPPAVEDVSTQEARMGDGADDRFNSTLREAFGSTPFILTKFDKFMNWVRGSSMFMLQFGIACCSIEMIHTYAIKHDLDRFGSGVPRASPRQADVIIVPGTIVSKFAPRMKRVYDQMPEPKFVVSMGSCTISGGPFQEGYNVIKGAEEVIPVDIHVPGCPPRPEALIYGVAKLQERIAEGESSPVTVKPYELEQFGDLEQDELVDKLASEIDEEDLVMRYNWNDSP, from the coding sequence ATGAGTAGTGACCAGACACCACCGGCCGTCGAAGACGTATCGACACAGGAGGCCCGCATGGGTGACGGGGCCGACGACCGCTTCAACTCGACGCTACGCGAGGCGTTCGGGTCGACGCCGTTCATCCTGACCAAGTTCGACAAGTTCATGAACTGGGTCCGGGGCTCCTCGATGTTCATGCTGCAGTTCGGAATCGCCTGCTGCAGCATCGAGATGATCCACACCTACGCGATCAAGCACGACCTCGACCGCTTCGGGTCAGGGGTGCCACGCGCGTCTCCACGGCAGGCGGACGTCATCATCGTTCCGGGCACCATCGTCTCGAAGTTCGCGCCGCGGATGAAACGCGTCTACGACCAGATGCCCGAGCCGAAGTTCGTCGTCTCGATGGGATCCTGTACCATCTCCGGCGGCCCGTTCCAAGAAGGGTACAACGTCATCAAGGGCGCGGAGGAGGTCATCCCGGTCGACATCCACGTCCCGGGCTGTCCGCCACGCCCCGAGGCACTCATCTACGGCGTCGCCAAGCTCCAAGAGCGCATCGCCGAGGGCGAGTCCTCGCCGGTGACAGTCAAACCCTACGAACTGGAGCAGTTCGGCGACCTCGAACAGGACGAGCTCGTGGACAAACTCGCCAGCGAAATCGACGAGGAGGATCTCGTCATGCGGTACAACTGGAACGACTCCCCATAA
- a CDS encoding NADH-quinone oxidoreductase subunit D, which yields MSLEKPSRDTALDVGVTEDGLDYDALADLLGGHVLDREQHLNAEGFVIRPDEVQEVLSTLKEEAGFDHCACVTAQEYDDRYESIYHLRKYNDPTQELSIVVPSPKDDPHNESAARVYDTADWHEREAYDLVGIDYDDHPDLRRILLPETWQGHPLSKDYNQDQPQIVSLREHANPLEDDKRSEDDPDTMFVNIGPHHPATHGVLHVETVLDGEQIADLEPDIGYLHRCEEQMCQQGTYRHQIMPYPDRWDYISAGILNEWAYARAAEDLADIEVPEYAQVIRTMSAEMCRIASHELALATFALDVFGDFTAVFQYGIRDREIVQNLLEDLTGQRLMFNYLRLGGVAWDLPEPREEYFEKIRDFLDDLPHKLEEIHDLVTGNEIFQMRCVDTGVLSKEQVKQYGATGPVARGSGVDYDIRRDDPYGYYDELDWNVVTEQGGDNFSRVLVRLREVEESARIIEQCVDLLEQWPEDDREIQANVPRTLRPDPDKEIYRSVEGAKGELGIYIRSDGTDKPARFKIRSPCFSNLQTLPEMSQGEYIPDMIASLGSLDIVLGEVDR from the coding sequence ATGAGTTTAGAAAAACCATCACGCGATACGGCTCTCGACGTCGGCGTTACGGAGGATGGCCTCGATTACGACGCGCTCGCGGACCTTCTCGGAGGCCATGTCCTCGACCGCGAACAGCACCTCAACGCCGAGGGGTTCGTCATCCGTCCCGACGAGGTTCAGGAAGTCCTCTCGACGCTGAAAGAGGAGGCTGGGTTCGACCACTGCGCCTGTGTCACGGCACAGGAGTACGACGACCGGTACGAATCAATCTACCATCTACGGAAGTACAACGACCCGACACAGGAGCTGTCGATTGTCGTCCCGTCGCCGAAAGACGACCCGCACAACGAGTCGGCCGCTCGCGTTTACGATACCGCTGACTGGCACGAGCGGGAAGCCTACGACTTGGTCGGCATCGACTACGACGACCACCCGGACCTGCGTCGCATCCTCTTGCCCGAGACGTGGCAGGGCCATCCGCTGAGCAAGGACTACAACCAAGACCAGCCACAGATCGTCTCGCTGCGCGAGCACGCGAACCCGCTTGAGGACGACAAGCGAAGCGAGGACGACCCGGACACGATGTTCGTCAACATCGGTCCCCACCACCCGGCAACCCACGGCGTGCTCCACGTCGAAACGGTGCTTGATGGCGAGCAGATCGCCGACCTCGAGCCCGATATCGGGTACCTGCACCGCTGTGAGGAGCAGATGTGCCAGCAGGGCACCTACCGCCACCAGATCATGCCGTACCCCGACCGGTGGGACTACATTTCCGCTGGTATCCTCAACGAGTGGGCGTACGCGCGCGCTGCCGAGGACCTCGCGGATATCGAGGTCCCAGAGTACGCACAGGTCATCCGGACGATGTCCGCGGAGATGTGCCGGATCGCCTCACACGAGCTCGCGCTGGCGACGTTCGCGCTGGACGTGTTCGGCGACTTCACCGCCGTCTTCCAGTACGGCATCCGCGACCGCGAGATCGTTCAGAACCTGCTTGAAGACCTGACCGGCCAGCGGCTGATGTTCAACTACCTCCGACTGGGTGGCGTTGCTTGGGACCTGCCCGAACCCCGCGAGGAGTACTTCGAGAAGATCCGCGACTTCCTCGACGACCTCCCGCACAAGCTCGAGGAGATCCACGATCTCGTTACTGGCAACGAGATCTTCCAGATGCGGTGTGTCGACACCGGTGTCCTCTCGAAAGAACAGGTCAAGCAGTACGGTGCAACCGGTCCCGTGGCACGCGGTTCGGGCGTCGACTACGATATCCGGCGCGACGATCCGTACGGCTACTACGACGAACTCGACTGGAACGTCGTCACCGAACAGGGCGGCGACAACTTCAGTCGCGTCCTCGTCCGCCTCCGCGAAGTCGAGGAATCGGCCCGCATCATCGAACAGTGTGTCGACCTGCTGGAGCAGTGGCCGGAAGACGACCGCGAGATTCAGGCCAACGTCCCGCGGACGCTTCGGCCGGACCCCGACAAGGAGATCTACCGCTCCGTCGAGGGCGCGAAGGGCGAACTCGGTATCTACATCCGCTCGGATGGGACGGACAAGCCGGCACGGTTCAAGATCCGCAGCCCGTGCTTCTCGAACCTGCAGACGCTGCCGGAGATGTCTCAAGGCGAGTACATCCCTGACATGATCGCTTCGCTCGGGAGCCTCGACATCGTCCTCGGGGAGGTGGACCGGTAA
- a CDS encoding complex I subunit 1 family protein, whose product MQSAPLPETLANLLGLDPNSTAVMIVMSLIGAGLIGTLMMTNTALAGPWAKRKITAAFTDRIAVDRIGPYGLFIIVADAVRLLSKELIVPEGVDRPAWDLAPLIIASTALLGFAVIPMGNGIQLADPEVGLAYVFATASMASVGLVMAGYASNNKYSFLGGLRAVAQNLAYEIPLILTGASVVIFAGSLQMSEIVAAQQQSLIGPLPSWYAFVNPFAFVLFMIANLAEVGRNPFDIPEAPTEIVAGYQTEYSSVYFVLVYLGEFIHIFLGGAIIATIFLGGPAGPVLPGIVWFLIKIWGVFLFTQWARSAVPRVRIDQLIEIGWKGMLVLSLANLLLTAVIVGVTV is encoded by the coding sequence ATGCAGTCGGCGCCGTTGCCCGAGACACTCGCGAACCTGCTTGGACTCGACCCCAACAGCACGGCCGTGATGATCGTCATGAGTCTCATCGGCGCGGGGCTCATCGGGACGCTCATGATGACGAACACGGCGCTTGCCGGCCCGTGGGCAAAGCGGAAGATCACCGCTGCGTTCACTGACCGCATCGCCGTCGACCGGATCGGCCCGTACGGGCTGTTCATTATCGTGGCTGACGCCGTTCGCCTGCTGTCGAAGGAACTCATCGTTCCCGAGGGCGTCGACCGACCGGCATGGGACCTCGCACCGCTCATTATTGCGAGCACCGCACTGCTTGGCTTTGCCGTGATCCCGATGGGGAACGGCATCCAGCTCGCCGATCCCGAGGTCGGTCTGGCATACGTGTTTGCGACAGCCTCCATGGCTTCCGTCGGTCTCGTGATGGCCGGGTACGCGTCGAACAACAAGTACTCGTTCCTCGGCGGCCTGCGTGCGGTCGCACAGAACCTCGCCTACGAGATTCCGCTCATCCTGACGGGCGCGTCGGTGGTCATCTTCGCCGGCTCGCTCCAGATGAGCGAGATCGTCGCGGCCCAGCAGCAGTCCCTCATCGGCCCGCTGCCGTCGTGGTATGCCTTCGTGAACCCGTTCGCGTTCGTCCTCTTTATGATCGCGAATCTCGCGGAGGTCGGCCGGAACCCGTTCGATATTCCGGAAGCGCCAACTGAGATTGTCGCTGGGTACCAGACCGAGTACTCCTCGGTGTACTTCGTCCTCGTCTATCTCGGGGAGTTCATTCACATCTTCCTCGGCGGGGCGATCATCGCCACGATCTTCCTCGGTGGGCCGGCCGGTCCGGTCCTCCCGGGCATCGTCTGGTTCCTCATCAAGATCTGGGGCGTCTTCCTGTTCACGCAGTGGGCCCGTTCTGCGGTGCCCCGCGTCCGGATCGACCAGCTTATCGAGATCGGCTGGAAGGGAATGCTGGTGCTGTCGCTGGCGAACCTACTGCTGACCGCGGTTATCGTCGGGGTGACCGTCTGA
- a CDS encoding NADH-quinone oxidoreductase subunit I, producing the protein MIGILKSMATTMKHALDGETFTVEYPDVAPEVSPRFRGVHKWSQERCIWCRQCENVCPNNTIQIVMDEQRNGEQYNLHIGQCIYCRLCEEVCPTDAILLTQNFEFTADTKDEFAYDKEQLKNVPWYKDIDPLESREPDRGAWIGEGDGEVDYQ; encoded by the coding sequence ATGATCGGAATCCTGAAATCAATGGCGACGACGATGAAACACGCCCTCGACGGGGAGACGTTCACGGTGGAGTACCCGGACGTCGCTCCCGAGGTGAGCCCCCGCTTCCGTGGCGTCCACAAGTGGAGCCAAGAGCGGTGTATCTGGTGTCGGCAGTGTGAGAACGTCTGCCCGAACAACACGATCCAGATCGTGATGGACGAGCAGCGCAACGGCGAGCAGTACAACCTCCACATCGGCCAGTGTATCTACTGCCGGCTGTGTGAGGAAGTCTGTCCGACCGACGCCATCCTGCTGACCCAGAACTTCGAGTTCACCGCGGACACGAAAGACGAGTTCGCCTACGACAAGGAACAGCTCAAGAACGTGCCGTGGTACAAGGACATTGACCCGCTTGAGTCACGCGAGCCCGACCGGGGCGCGTGGATCGGCGAGGGCGACGGCGAAGTGGATTACCAGTAA
- a CDS encoding NADH-quinone oxidoreductase subunit J — protein sequence MALAESIAFALFAMVTVSSAAGVVLVRDVWHSALLLGVSLVSVAVFYVMNQAAFVATMQILVYVGGVLVLITFAVMLTREDESVIEVTP from the coding sequence ATGGCACTGGCAGAGTCAATTGCGTTCGCGCTGTTCGCTATGGTAACGGTGAGCAGCGCTGCGGGCGTCGTGTTAGTCCGGGACGTCTGGCACTCGGCGCTGTTACTGGGCGTGTCACTCGTCAGCGTCGCAGTGTTCTACGTCATGAACCAGGCGGCGTTCGTCGCAACCATGCAGATCCTGGTATACGTCGGCGGCGTCCTTGTCCTCATCACCTTCGCGGTGATGCTGACCCGCGAGGACGAGTCGGTGATCGAGGTGACACCATGA
- a CDS encoding proton-conducting membrane transporter: protein MTTKPELQTEGSFVAGLAAVALFVVLGAVFMGVSFPTPAGFGEGAAITKSLGAAMFDIAPSAIMDEGETAVPGEGFLVAFEVIDIVLVAALVGAVMLARREVAGESVTLGVETTEDDDMAVAADGGPGGDDS, encoded by the coding sequence ATGACTACAAAGCCCGAACTACAGACCGAGGGGAGTTTCGTCGCGGGACTAGCCGCTGTTGCCCTGTTTGTCGTCCTCGGGGCTGTGTTTATGGGTGTCTCGTTTCCCACGCCAGCAGGCTTCGGTGAGGGAGCGGCGATAACCAAGAGCCTCGGCGCGGCAATGTTCGATATCGCCCCGAGCGCGATTATGGACGAGGGTGAGACGGCTGTTCCCGGTGAAGGGTTCCTCGTCGCCTTCGAGGTCATCGACATCGTGCTGGTGGCCGCACTCGTCGGGGCCGTCATGCTCGCCCGACGGGAAGTCGCTGGCGAGTCAGTAACGCTCGGTGTCGAAACCACGGAAGACGACGACATGGCCGTTGCCGCTGACGGTGGTCCGGGAGGTGACGACTCGTGA
- the nuoK gene encoding NADH-quinone oxidoreductase subunit NuoK, whose amino-acid sequence MIPAETYLLLSAAIFCIGLFGILTRRNALIFLMSVELMLNAANINLVAFSLQHGNLTGQVFSLFTMALAAAEVAIGIGIILVLYRNFSDVDVTKATTMRW is encoded by the coding sequence GTGATTCCGGCTGAGACGTATCTCCTCCTGTCGGCGGCGATATTCTGTATCGGCCTGTTCGGCATCCTCACGCGACGGAATGCGCTTATATTCCTGATGTCCGTCGAGCTAATGCTGAACGCTGCGAACATCAACCTCGTCGCGTTCTCGCTGCAACACGGGAACCTCACCGGTCAGGTGTTCAGCCTGTTCACGATGGCACTCGCCGCCGCGGAGGTCGCCATCGGGATCGGTATCATCCTAGTCCTGTACCGCAACTTCTCAGACGTGGACGTGACGAAGGCGACGACGATGAGGTGGTAA